Proteins encoded within one genomic window of Clupea harengus chromosome 10, Ch_v2.0.2, whole genome shotgun sequence:
- the si:zfos-943e10.1 gene encoding GRAM domain-containing protein 2B isoform X2 encodes MERVMATTPQTEGEEVTPGVKSHSYTVEGAPVPGGKVRKGKSLKKVEPRKALSLEESQLESLQPRSPKLLPIRSQTFDIDRSSERTDSIGSRSSFIKHNKTFHKIFHDIPETEDLIHAYICALQKEVPYHGRLYVTENHVCFHSSVLLKATKVVIPISCVNVLKKQNTALLVPNALSIRTTEGEKFLFVSLRNREACYKLLRSVCLQLEDGSTNSSPLFSSAENSFDQVKLPNSSQSSLEDSFDQLDRGDSTLLLDPPPTRLSRDPLTHASRSTLSSHREHDDSSSIEEYSGGSWVWSVTDRARSLLVQREPSSLNTLLFIYLFLVVLLLLSSGYIGLRIVALEEQLASLGALPEFTLQSGYKDT; translated from the exons ATGGAGCGCGTGATGGCGACGACCCCTCAAactgagggagaagaggtgacCCCAGGGGTGAAGAGCCACAG ttataCGGTGGAGGGGGCTCCTGTCCCTGGTGGGAAGGTGAGGAAGGGGAAGTCACTGAAGAAAGTGGAGCCGCGCAAAGCTCTGAGTCTGGAGGAGTCTCAGCTGGAGAGCCTGCAGCCCAGAAGTCCAAAGCTGCTCCCCatcag GTCTCAGACATTTGACATTGATCGATCATCTGAAAGGACCGACAGTATTGGCTCCAGAAGT AGTTTTATTAAGCACAACAAAACATTCCACAAGATCTTCCATGATATTCCTGAGACCGAAGACCTCATCCATG CATACATCTGTGCCCTGCAGAAGGAGGTGCCCTACCACGGCCGCCTCTATGTCACTGAGAACCACGTCTGCTTCCACTCCTCTGTGCTGCTCAAGGCCACCAAG gtggttATTCCTATATCCTGTGTAAATGTGCTGAAGAAACAGAACACAGCTCTACTGGTGCCAAATGCCCTGTCTATACGCACTACTGAGGGGGAgaag TTCTTATTTGTGTCTTTGCGGAACCGAGAAGCCTGCTATAAACTCCTACGCTCTGTTTGCCTTCAGTTGGAG GATGGCAGCACAAACAGcagccccctcttctcctccgcaGAGAACAGCTTTGACCAGGTCAAACTGCcg AACTCCAGCCAGTCTAGTCTGGAAGACAGTTTTGACCAGCTGGACAGGGGAGACTCCACCCTGCTGCTAGACCCTCCCCCCACTCGCCTGAGCAGGG atcCGCTGACGCATGCGAGTCGCTCAACCTTGAGTTCACACAGAGAGCATGACGACAGTAGCTCTATAGAAGAATACTCAG GAGGCTCGTGGGTATGGAGTGTGACAGACCGAGCACGTTCACTCCTTGTGCAGCGAGAGCCCAGCAGCCTCAACACACTCCTCTTCATCTACCTGTTCCt GGTGGTCctgcttcttctctcctccggCTACATTGGCCTGCGCATCGTGGCCCTGGAGGAGCAGCTCGCATCATTAGGAGCCCTACCTGAGTTCACCCTGCAGAGcgg GTATAAAGACACATAA
- the LOC105893704 gene encoding G-protein coupled receptor 55-like, translating to MTICNVTIPREVQVFQMVTAIPTFILGFLANSTLLVLFFRQRKNCSDMMVYLANIALADSTALVSLPFRMYSYSNHWPFSVSSCLVFVSTYFVNMYVSIFTTVAISVVRFVAIKYPFKAKAVMSPWKALVVCVGIWAVIASLSAMFHSVDGPEANASNFRCFQKNSERPLPLSFILTLDVVGYLLPFVVITYCTANVIRTLSRRIDSSSSAKKNESIHIIAANLAVFIVCFSPLHFGYLLKFLAETYWEHNCELQQFAHSFVHVANSLASTNCFLDAFSYYFLAKASWGTLREACCGTQRRERGSIVI from the coding sequence ATGACGATCTGCAACGTGACCATCCCTAGAGAGGTGCAGGTCTTCCAGATGGTGACGGCCATCCCGACGTTCATCCTGGGCTTCCTTGCCAACTCCACCTTACTGGTTCTGTTCTTCCGGCAGAGGAAGAACTGCAGTGACATGATGGTGTACCTCGCCAACATCGCCCTGGCCGACAGCACTGCGCTGGTGTCGCTGCCCTTCAGGATGTACTCCTACAGCAACCACTGGCCCTTCTCCGTCAGCTCCTGCCTGGTGTTCGTCTCCACCTACTTCGTCAACATGTACGTCAGCATCTTCACCACCGTGGCCATCAGCGTGGTGCGCTTCGTGGCGATTAAGTACCCCTTCAAGGCCAAGGCGGTCATGTCCCCCTGGAAGgccctggtggtgtgtgtggggatctggGCGGTGATTGCTTCTCTGAGCGCCATGTTTCACTCGGTGGATGGTCCTGAAGCCAACGCCAGCAACTTTAGATGCTTCCAGAAGAACTCAGAGCGGCCACTGCCACTCTCCTTCATCCTGACGCTGGACGTGGTCGGCTACCTGCTGCCATTCGTTGTCATTACGTACTGCACGGCTAACGTGATCCGTACACTGTCTAGGAGAATCGACTCCAGCAGCAGTGCGAAGAAGAACGAGTCCATCCACATCATCGCCGCCAACCTGGCTGTGTTCATCGTCTGCTTCTCCCCGCTCCACTTTGGCTACCTGTTGAAGTTCCTGGCCGAGACCTACTGGGAGCACAACTGCGAGCTGCAGCAGTTTGCTCATTCGTTTGTCCACGTGGCCAACAGCCTGGCCTCCACTAACTGCTTCCTGGACGCTTTCAGCTACTACTTCCTGGCCAAAGCCAGCTGGGGGACTCTTAGAGAGGCATGCTGTGGCACCCAgcgcagggagagaggaagcatAGTCATCTGA
- the si:zfos-943e10.1 gene encoding GRAM domain-containing protein 2B isoform X1, giving the protein MLENKRERLKTFLRKIDEKAIFKIKHFMKESYTVEGAPVPGGKVRKGKSLKKVEPRKALSLEESQLESLQPRSPKLLPIRSQTFDIDRSSERTDSIGSRSSFIKHNKTFHKIFHDIPETEDLIHAYICALQKEVPYHGRLYVTENHVCFHSSVLLKATKVVIPISCVNVLKKQNTALLVPNALSIRTTEGEKFLFVSLRNREACYKLLRSVCLQLEDGSTNSSPLFSSAENSFDQVKLPNSSQSSLEDSFDQLDRGDSTLLLDPPPTRLSRDPLTHASRSTLSSHREHDDSSSIEEYSGGSWVWSVTDRARSLLVQREPSSLNTLLFIYLFLVVLLLLSSGYIGLRIVALEEQLASLGALPEFTLQSGYKDT; this is encoded by the exons ATGCTTGAAAACAAGAGGGAAAGGTTGAAAACCTTTTTAAGGAAGATAGACGAGAAAGCTATTTTCAAAATCAAACATTTCATGAAGGAGAG ttataCGGTGGAGGGGGCTCCTGTCCCTGGTGGGAAGGTGAGGAAGGGGAAGTCACTGAAGAAAGTGGAGCCGCGCAAAGCTCTGAGTCTGGAGGAGTCTCAGCTGGAGAGCCTGCAGCCCAGAAGTCCAAAGCTGCTCCCCatcag GTCTCAGACATTTGACATTGATCGATCATCTGAAAGGACCGACAGTATTGGCTCCAGAAGT AGTTTTATTAAGCACAACAAAACATTCCACAAGATCTTCCATGATATTCCTGAGACCGAAGACCTCATCCATG CATACATCTGTGCCCTGCAGAAGGAGGTGCCCTACCACGGCCGCCTCTATGTCACTGAGAACCACGTCTGCTTCCACTCCTCTGTGCTGCTCAAGGCCACCAAG gtggttATTCCTATATCCTGTGTAAATGTGCTGAAGAAACAGAACACAGCTCTACTGGTGCCAAATGCCCTGTCTATACGCACTACTGAGGGGGAgaag TTCTTATTTGTGTCTTTGCGGAACCGAGAAGCCTGCTATAAACTCCTACGCTCTGTTTGCCTTCAGTTGGAG GATGGCAGCACAAACAGcagccccctcttctcctccgcaGAGAACAGCTTTGACCAGGTCAAACTGCcg AACTCCAGCCAGTCTAGTCTGGAAGACAGTTTTGACCAGCTGGACAGGGGAGACTCCACCCTGCTGCTAGACCCTCCCCCCACTCGCCTGAGCAGGG atcCGCTGACGCATGCGAGTCGCTCAACCTTGAGTTCACACAGAGAGCATGACGACAGTAGCTCTATAGAAGAATACTCAG GAGGCTCGTGGGTATGGAGTGTGACAGACCGAGCACGTTCACTCCTTGTGCAGCGAGAGCCCAGCAGCCTCAACACACTCCTCTTCATCTACCTGTTCCt GGTGGTCctgcttcttctctcctccggCTACATTGGCCTGCGCATCGTGGCCCTGGAGGAGCAGCTCGCATCATTAGGAGCCCTACCTGAGTTCACCCTGCAGAGcgg GTATAAAGACACATAA